The region GCCGACCTTGGATCCGCGACGTGGGCGAATCTTTGGATCGTGCCACCATTGTTTCGGTCCTTCTTCCTCAATATCAGCCCACACCTGAAATAACGTTTGCTTCATCTCATCCAGTTTGTCAGGCATCGCCTCGGCGAGGTCGTTTTCTTCACGAGGGTCTTTTTCTATCTCAAAGAGTTGGAACTCCTCCATCGTTTCGTTTCCGACGATCTTCCATTGGTCGATACGTAGCGCGACACGGCTGTCGGGACGCGACACGTGCGTACGCCAGAATAGTGGTACTTTCCGCTCCACGGGCCTTCCCTCGAAGGCGGGCAGCATGCTCACCCCGTCAATTGTACGATCAGTGGGCAGAGGAATGCCTGTAATATCGAGCACCGTCGCGAAGATATCGGAGCCAATCACTGGGACATCGCTTACCATTCCTGGTTTGATATGACCTACCCACCGAACGATGCCTGGTACGCGGATCCCTCCTTCATGATCGTCACGTTTGCGACCACGGAGCCCACCGGTCGAACCACCGACGGAACCACCTTGTCCTTCGGGACCATTGTCTGAGGTAAAAAAGAGAATCGTATTATCGGTCAGTCCGTGGGCATCGAGTGCATCCATCACCTGCCCCAAAGCAAAGTCGAGCTGCGTGATGTTACCCATGTACTTTCGATTGCGATGGTCGTTGTACAGCTCGCTGAATTGAGGGTCCGTCGCGATCGGATGATGTGGTTCGTGTACCCAGATCGACAGTGCAAACGGCTTTTGGGGATCTCGGATCTCCTCCAACCAGTGAATTGCTTCCTTGGCGACTAGTGGTGCCGAGTAGCCATTGAGCTCGCCGACTGGCTCGCCGTTGCGGACGAAGTTAGCTGGGTTCTCGTGGCTCGGGGCGGCGTTGTTGTGGGTGGCCATCCAATAGTCGTAGCCATGATCACTGGGTTGTGGGAAGTCCGGGTGGTTGAACTGTGGACGCGAATTCAGGTGCCATTTACCCACGTGGCAAGTCTGGTAACCAGCTTCCTTCAAAAGTTTGGGATAAGTGATCTCACTTTCTCTCAGGTGAGCTTCATGATTTCCGGATAGATGCTGCCAGACTCCATTACGGTAGGGCGTTCGCCCCGTCAGAATCGACGACCGTGATGGCGAGCACACTCCGGCTGCCGCATAGCATTGCGTAAACCGAACTCCCTGAGTTGCCAGTTTGTCAATGTTGGGTGTCTTGATCGACTCGCTGCCATAACATCCAGCATCTCCCCAGCCCATGTCATCGGCGAGAAAGACAACGATATTGGGGCGTTGCGCTTCTGCCGATTTCAATGGAGTTTGCAATACAACCAACAGTAGGCTAAGAGCAAGGATGGTTCGCATTGGTTGTTCCAGGGGGATTTAGAAAGTGAAATCTGCTGGGAAGTAACATTGACGTAACGAGGCGGCGGAAAACGCTATTGGGCTTTACGTTTCTTCTTGGGCCTGCTCGCATTTCCAGGCGTGTCGAGATGACGACGCATTCTCTGAAGATCCTGGGGAGAAGGTTCACCGCCAAATTGCTCGAAATAGAGCTCTTGAAATGGGTTAATTGCCGGTCCAACGGCATCCTCATTGACCATCAGAGGTTGGGTTTCTTGCCACCACTGGTCGTAAGCAGATCGCAGTTGCGCTACGACCTTAGGGTGATCCTCAATGACATTGGTTTTCTCGCCTGGGTCGTTCTTCAGATCGTATAGCTCTTTATTGTTAACCAAGGTGAATCGCGAGTTCTGAATTGAGGAGTTTGCGAACTTCGCTTGTTCTGCCGTGCCGCTCTTCCAGCGGCCCGTATGGTGAACAAGAATTCGGTCGGACCATTGGGCGTTCGGGTCCTTCAGGAGCGGTAACATGCTTCGTCCTTCCAGCTGGTTTTGCAACTTGGGAGTGGTATCGGCCCCAATAATGGCCATGAGCGTTGGAAAGAGGTCAACGTGAGCAGTCAAAGCATCGCAAGTTACGCCTGCGGGAATCTTGCCGGCTGGCCAGCGGACAAAGCAAGGAGAGAGCGTGCCCCCTTGATACACAGTGTTCTTACCACCCTTTAAACCAGAGTCGAAAAGTTTTCGGCTGATTCCACCTCCGTTGTCGGTGCCTAAGTAGACGAGCAGCGTGTTCTCTTCGAGGTTCCACTCTTTGAGTTTGGCGAGTAGTTCACCGAAGTTGGTATCGATGTTTTCTACCATGCCGAGATACTTGGCCAGTTCGTCGCTAATGCCTTCCTTGCCGGCGTAATTCTGGCAGTATTCTTTCGGGACAACGTGCGGGCCGTGGGCCGCATTCAAAGAAATGTAGGCAAAGAACGGCTGCTCCGTCTTCCGCTGCGAGTCGATCCACTTGAATGACTGCTCGAAGAACAGATCGGTGCAATATCCTTCGGTCTTCACGAATTTGCCGTTGTGCCACAGCGTAGGATTGATGTTGCTATTGCCGGGCGCATCGCCGCACGACCCGGGAAAGGTCTGGCCGATACCGCCAGCACCGTGAATGTAGACTTCATCAAATCCGCGACTTTCAGGACGATATGCTTCCTCATCACCGAGGTGCCACTTACCGAAAATACCAGTTGAGTAGCCGGCTGTTTTCAGCATCTGCGGAAGCGTGAACGTGTCGAGGCTCATGCGTTCTCGTTCGAGGATCGTATGCGTGACTCCATTCTTAAACTCGTGCCGACCACTCATCAGCGACGCACGAGTGGGAGAGCAGGTAGGGCTAACATGAAACTTTGTGAAAAGAAGACTCTCCCTAATGAACCCATCCACCGCAGGCGTTTGCAGTACGGGGTTGCCAAGGCAACCGTAGTCTCCGTAGGCGAGATCATCGGGCATAACGATGATAATGTTGGGTTTTTGAGAATCAGATTCCGCGTAGGCAGCCAATGAAATCGAGAGCAGAATGGCGGAGAGAATTCTTTTCATCTTAGGGACCACGTGATGATTGAAAGGATTCGTTGGATGAATGACAAGAGAAAATCAGTTTCGGGCGAGGGTTACTGAGTGTTTCCGTCAAGGTTGACTTTATCAGTACGTTTAAGCGCTTGAGACGCATCAGAGACAATCGCAGTGGGCTTGTGCTGATTCTCGTCCGTAACTATCTCGAAGGACCATGCGAATTGAGTTTCGCCGAGGACTTTGGGTGGTTCGATGCGGAGTCCTTTCTCGCTAACGGACCAGTTGACCTTAGCAGGGCTGCCAAGCAGGCGGACCGACTTAATGTTGGTTGTTTTCCATCCGGCGGTATCTTTGATAGTAAACGGCTCGTTTGGCGTAGTAAGCTTGATGGCGTAGAGTGTCTTTCCTTTGGTCGTGAACGCCAGATGTTCATCTTCCTGCGAATTCACTTTCCAGTAGCGTGTGCCGTAGATGGCATCACCGTTGATTTTTAGCCAGTCTCCCATCGCTCGAAGTCGTTCTACTTGCCAATCGGGAATAGTGCCGTCAGCTCTGGGACCAATATTGATCAGGAAGTTGCCGTTTCTGCTGACGACCTCCACCATCTCGTGGATGACCTGTTCGACGGACCTCTTTCGGTGTGGATAATTCGGGTCCTCTTCAGCAGCCAGGTAGCCGAAAGAAGAACCAAAGGTTGTACAGCTTTGCCACTTAGGACCAATGACTTTTAGTTTCAGATTGTCTTTTTCAAGACAGCCGACTCCATCAGGCCAGTTGCGATTGCCTCCTTTGTTGTTGCAATATACTTCCTGACCGCGGGCGGCCGCGTCGTTCATGAAGTCGGCAATCATGCCACGAACCTGATCGTCGAGATATTTGATTTCAGGCTTCATCTTGCCTTCACGGACACGATTGCCGTCACGTGTATAGATGGGGAAGTCGTCTACCCAGAGGAAATCGGGGTGATACTTGTTCTGGATTTCATTCCAGCGGGCAACATAGTCATCGACGAATGCCTTGTCGTATTCGAATGGACCGTAAAGCAATTTTGCCTCGGGAACTCGGCGTATCTCTTCTGCAATATCAGAACGTGGTTCGCTGCGGACAACGTACTTTTCCTTTGCGAAGAACCCGGTGTGTCGCTCGCGATGATATGACGGCGCGTACTTGAGGCCGCGTTTGCGAACCGCTTTGCCAAGATCACCGACCAGATCACGCTTAGGGCCTTTGTCGACGGCATTCCAGGGTGTCAATTCAGAGTCCCAGTTGGCCCAGCCGTCGTGGTGTTCGGCAGTCATGACGACATATCTGGCGCCGACTTCTTCGAACAGTGCAGCCCATTGATCAGGGTCCCAGTGTTCTGCGGTGAACTGGGAGATGATGTCCTTGTAACCAAACTCCGGCGGAGTAGCTCCCCATCGCTGTTTAAGGTACGGATAGTAGTGTGCCGGGTCTTCGTAGAGCATCTTCGGCACGTGTTCTGCGTAACCTCGATCCCCTTTGCGATAACCGATCACGCTGTAAGGGCCCCAGTGAATGAAGATACCGATCTTGCCATCGTCAAACCAGGCGGGGACTGGCATCTTTTGAAGCGACTGCCAGGTACCGTCGTAGGGCGGATTATTGGTCTGTGGCCCCTCGGGTTCCTTGCCTAACGCTTCTACCTCGGTGAAATAGGCTCCGCCGGCGTTGCCGTCTTCGTCGTAGAGGTATGTTACTAAATGGGTAGGGCCAGCAGGCAGATCCAGTTCAAACTCAACCCCCTTACTACCTGCTTCGACGGGTTTGCTTAATGACTTACCAGCGATCTCGATCTTCGCGTTCTGAGCGACGACGATAGCATCCGCCTCTTTCGGCAATTGCCGAAGGGTAATGCGGTAGCGCCCTGACTTATGAACTTGGAGCATCCATGGCCCTGTGACCTTGGGCCGCTTTTTGATTGTGCCGAAATTCCATGGAGGGTTTCCCGTTGGCATGTACCAGTCTTGTGACGTAAGGACCGTCGGATTATCCGTTGGATTGCCGATGTCGATGCGAACTGGTGTCAGTCGCGGCGATACTTTCTCCCAGAACGGGTGATAATAGTCACGCAGTTGTTCAATGGCCTCGGGGTGTTTGTCGCTGAGGTTATGTTGTTGCCCTGGATCCGCCTGAATGTCATACAAGGTCTGCTTGCCGGAATTGACCAGCCGCCAACGCTCAGTCAGCACAACGGTGTACTCCCAGGGCTCGGAGGGTAAGCTCGTTGCACCAGCCCCGCCGTGATATTGAATGATGTGATGATCTCTTCCCCATTTCGGATTGGATTCGTACAGCATTGGCTTCAGGGAGATACCATCTGGTTTGTAGTCCTTCGGCACCGAAATTCCACAAAGATCTGCCAGGGTTGGCAGAATATCGATATGGGCCGCGAGCGTATCGATGTCCTTGCCGCCATCAAGACCACCTCGGGGCCAGTGGATAAAGAACGGGACGCGGTGACCTCCTTCAAAAACAGAGGACTTTTTACCACGCATCCCTGCGTTGAAACCGACCAGGGGTTGGGAATCTAAACCGTCAAATTTTGCGCCTGCAGCGGTACCATTGTCGGTCATGAAGATCAGGATTGTATTTTCTGCCAGTCCAAGTTTCTTCAGATGCTCCCTCAGCAGCCCTATGTTGTGATCTATGTTGGCGATCATCCCATAGAAGTTGGCATTGGCCACATTCCGGTTGCCGATATACGGCTTCGCCCATTGTTCAGGGACGCGGTAGGGGCCGTGCGGAGCATTGGTCGGAAGGTAGAGCAAGAAGGGTTTGCCTTGGTTTTCTTCGATAAAGCGGATGCCTTCCCGAAACCACACATCGGTGCAGTATCCCTCGAACTGCTCGAACTTGCCGTTTCGTTCGTAGGTATCATCGAAGTAGTCATTGCCCCAGTAGTCCGAGGCCTGTCCGATGCCGCCACAGCGATGCCAGACCACATCCTGAAAGCCTCGGTCTTGTGGGCGGTGGGGAGCGTTGTCGCCGAGATGCCACTTGCCGACCATGCCAGTGGCGTAACCGTTGTCGGCAAAGAGGTTGGCAATCGTCTTCTCATCGCGATGCAACATCGTACGACCAGAACTCGTCCGGTACGCGCCGGTGTAGCCTGGATGGTTGCCCGTCATTAGGGCAGCACGCGTCGGCGTGCAAAACGGGCTGACATGGAAGTCTGTAAAGCGAACAGATTCAGCGCTGAGTTGGTCAAGATTCGGTGTCTTGAGAATTGGGTTCCCATGGCACGCTAAATCTCCGTACCCCTGGTCATCCGTCATAACGATAATGACATTGGGCTTGTCAGCGGCAACTGCCAATGTTGCATGGACATTGACGATCGCTAAAAAGACGAGAGGGTATGTTTTCAGTAGTTGATTCGTCACGGTGTTACCTACTCGGCGAATGTAAGCGTCATGCTTTGGATGATTGGCTTCGATTTGTTCTCGGTGGAATCGGTCAGCCGGAGTTCCACCTGAAATCCGTAGCCAGATGGCAGGTTCGAAAGGTCTAGCTGGGCGGGAGTTTTGGCGATTTGTTTCGAGAAGCCAGGGATATAGTCATATTTCTCTTGGACTTCCGTCCAATCGGTCCACTTGTCGATCTTGCCATCGTTGGCGGTATCAACCCCTACGCGGGCCTCAACTGTCTCTACCCAAGGGCCCGGACTTACAAAATCGGTCTTCTGCTGAGTCGCGAGATAGAACTGCCCCTCGGCAAATGCAATGTCAGGGTCAGGATGGCCATTACCAATGTGGTCGCACCATGTGAACTGCTGGTCGATAGATGGAGAAGTGAACCAACCTACGCTCATTTGATGCCCGCCGACTGGGTCATAGTCACCGAAGAGATAATACTGGCCGCCAATGCAGATTGCCGCCCAATCACCATAGGCCTCTTGCTCAGGTTGATGCACGTTGTACTCGGCGACGTTGGTCTTGTAGTTCTTGGGATCTTCCTTCGCCCAATGGGGATGTTTATAGGTGGCCGTTTTGCCAGTCGGCTTGGTACGCATATCGACCGGCGGTTTTTGGAACTCAAATTGATCGATGCCATTCGGACTGACGGCATGGCCGGCCAGTGGCGAATCCCAAGATCGCTTGCTGGCGTTGATCGGGCTCCAGTCTTCGATGATCACATGCATGTTGCCCTGCAGATCGCGGATGAATCCTGCATCGGATCCGTGCGAAGGATCGCGGACGGCAATGCCCATGTTCTTGCCCGGCTCGCCATCAAACAGATCTTCATCCACGTAAACATGCGGGTCTTGATCGTTCGGAAAGTCATAGTAAATCAATGCCTTGCCATCGACCCACTCGGCACTGGTGACCCACTTCGAGAAGCCTTCGGTGACAGGGCCGTGATGAACCCAGTTCTTCATGTCGCGGCTTTGCCAGGCATGATACCCACCTTTACCAGGCTTCAGGCCACCAGGAGCGTTGAATTGATTAGGAAACGGAGTTGTTTGCAGCGGAACGTCAAACCCTTCCAAAGTCGTTTCTGCTGGCTGAAACTTGGTGTTCTGCTTCCCCTTCCCATAGCGACCGAACATCCAGTAATTGCCAGGACCGACGGTCAGCATCGCCGGCGCGTCGCCCAGGTTAGCCGGGCCGATGTTTTCAATTGGATTCCAGTTCTGCCAAATCGGTGACTGAGTTAAGGTGAGCTTGCTGGCCGAACGCTTCTCGTTTGACGTGTGGAGTTTCGTAGCGATTGTCGCGGTTTTGGCCTCAGGCGATACGAAACCATCGGCGATGGTCGCCCCGTCGGCTGTGGCAATATTCCTCTGCCAGTCGTCTGCGCTGTCGATAGTCCAATCTGCGGCCTCGAGATGCGAACCAACAGCGAGCGAAGCTACGAGCAAGAGTGATAGATATTTCATGGAAACTTCAGTAGTTGATGGATGTGTGTTGGATAAGTAGCTATCAGTCGATGGGGATACGCTTGGGTTAGTTCGGAAGGTGATCGACTAAGAACTGAACGGTACGTTCGACGATTGCTTCGCGGGTTGGTTCGATATCTGCGTCGACCTTTCGCCAGTTGTGACCAGAATTCTTGATGATCATGATTTCAACTGGGGCCTTGGTGGCTTCCGCTTTCTCCTTCATGTAATACGCATGCTTAACGGGGATGGTGGTGTCCTTGTCACCCTGGATCATCAACAGTGGTGGCGAATCAGGCTTCAAGTAATTTACCGGGCTCACCTCGCGGTAGCGCTTAAGCTTTGTATCCGCGTTGTGGTCAGCTCCAAGAATGCGGGCACCGAATCGATCACGAAAATCAGCTCGGTCATCGTGATTGAAGAGCTCTGTCTTCTCGAAGTCAGATGGACCATACCAGGAAACGCCTGCCAGCATTTGATAGGAGGCCGATGCCAACTCGTCATCGCCCACAAGATTGGAAGGGGACGTTAGGAGAAGCATCTGCGCGATTTGGCCTCCTGCAGAATCGCCCATAACGAAGAAGCGATTGGGATCAAGCTTGAAGGCACTGCTATTTTGGGCGAGATACCGGGCAGCATCTTTGCAGTCGATCACGCAGTCTCGCATGGTGACCAGGCCATCTTTTCCACAGAGCCGGTATTCGACAGAGACTACCGCAAAACCATGGCTAAGTAGCCTTTGAAACAATTCCTTGAACGAACCCTTGGTTATGCCTTGCTTGCTGCCAGCAGCCCAACCGCCTCCGTGTGTGTACAGGATTACGGGGTAAGGTGCCACAGATTTTCTGTCTTCGCTTGTGGGGTAGTAAAGATCTAGCTGCAGTTCCCGTTCTGACACGGTCTTGTAGACGACATTCAACTTCCGCTCGGAGCCTGTTTCCAGATACGGAACACGCTCTTTACGAAGCTCTTCGATCGTGATCACTTGGTCACCGTTGAGGTCAAGCTTTTGATAACGCCGCCAAGCCGCCCTGTCTTCGTCTTTTTCGAATGTTCCGTTGCCGTTTGAATCGACCTTGCGCATTGCCTTCGTCGCGCGAACCAACGAAGCGCGATCGTCATCAGTTGAGCCGGCGAATGCCGTCTGAGCAT is a window of Bremerella sp. TYQ1 DNA encoding:
- a CDS encoding sulfatase-like hydrolase/transferase codes for the protein MRTILALSLLLVVLQTPLKSAEAQRPNIVVFLADDMGWGDAGCYGSESIKTPNIDKLATQGVRFTQCYAAAGVCSPSRSSILTGRTPYRNGVWQHLSGNHEAHLRESEITYPKLLKEAGYQTCHVGKWHLNSRPQFNHPDFPQPSDHGYDYWMATHNNAAPSHENPANFVRNGEPVGELNGYSAPLVAKEAIHWLEEIRDPQKPFALSIWVHEPHHPIATDPQFSELYNDHRNRKYMGNITQLDFALGQVMDALDAHGLTDNTILFFTSDNGPEGQGGSVGGSTGGLRGRKRDDHEGGIRVPGIVRWVGHIKPGMVSDVPVIGSDIFATVLDITGIPLPTDRTIDGVSMLPAFEGRPVERKVPLFWRTHVSRPDSRVALRIDQWKIVGNETMEEFQLFEIEKDPREENDLAEAMPDKLDEMKQTLFQVWADIEEEGPKQWWHDPKIRPRRGSKVGY
- a CDS encoding arylsulfatase, yielding MKRILSAILLSISLAAYAESDSQKPNIIIVMPDDLAYGDYGCLGNPVLQTPAVDGFIRESLLFTKFHVSPTCSPTRASLMSGRHEFKNGVTHTILERERMSLDTFTLPQMLKTAGYSTGIFGKWHLGDEEAYRPESRGFDEVYIHGAGGIGQTFPGSCGDAPGNSNINPTLWHNGKFVKTEGYCTDLFFEQSFKWIDSQRKTEQPFFAYISLNAAHGPHVVPKEYCQNYAGKEGISDELAKYLGMVENIDTNFGELLAKLKEWNLEENTLLVYLGTDNGGGISRKLFDSGLKGGKNTVYQGGTLSPCFVRWPAGKIPAGVTCDALTAHVDLFPTLMAIIGADTTPKLQNQLEGRSMLPLLKDPNAQWSDRILVHHTGRWKSGTAEQAKFANSSIQNSRFTLVNNKELYDLKNDPGEKTNVIEDHPKVVAQLRSAYDQWWQETQPLMVNEDAVGPAINPFQELYFEQFGGEPSPQDLQRMRRHLDTPGNASRPKKKRKAQ
- a CDS encoding alpha-L-fucosidase, which codes for MTNQLLKTYPLVFLAIVNVHATLAVAADKPNVIIVMTDDQGYGDLACHGNPILKTPNLDQLSAESVRFTDFHVSPFCTPTRAALMTGNHPGYTGAYRTSSGRTMLHRDEKTIANLFADNGYATGMVGKWHLGDNAPHRPQDRGFQDVVWHRCGGIGQASDYWGNDYFDDTYERNGKFEQFEGYCTDVWFREGIRFIEENQGKPFLLYLPTNAPHGPYRVPEQWAKPYIGNRNVANANFYGMIANIDHNIGLLREHLKKLGLAENTILIFMTDNGTAAGAKFDGLDSQPLVGFNAGMRGKKSSVFEGGHRVPFFIHWPRGGLDGGKDIDTLAAHIDILPTLADLCGISVPKDYKPDGISLKPMLYESNPKWGRDHHIIQYHGGAGATSLPSEPWEYTVVLTERWRLVNSGKQTLYDIQADPGQQHNLSDKHPEAIEQLRDYYHPFWEKVSPRLTPVRIDIGNPTDNPTVLTSQDWYMPTGNPPWNFGTIKKRPKVTGPWMLQVHKSGRYRITLRQLPKEADAIVVAQNAKIEIAGKSLSKPVEAGSKGVEFELDLPAGPTHLVTYLYDEDGNAGGAYFTEVEALGKEPEGPQTNNPPYDGTWQSLQKMPVPAWFDDGKIGIFIHWGPYSVIGYRKGDRGYAEHVPKMLYEDPAHYYPYLKQRWGATPPEFGYKDIISQFTAEHWDPDQWAALFEEVGARYVVMTAEHHDGWANWDSELTPWNAVDKGPKRDLVGDLGKAVRKRGLKYAPSYHRERHTGFFAKEKYVVRSEPRSDIAEEIRRVPEAKLLYGPFEYDKAFVDDYVARWNEIQNKYHPDFLWVDDFPIYTRDGNRVREGKMKPEIKYLDDQVRGMIADFMNDAAARGQEVYCNNKGGNRNWPDGVGCLEKDNLKLKVIGPKWQSCTTFGSSFGYLAAEEDPNYPHRKRSVEQVIHEMVEVVSRNGNFLINIGPRADGTIPDWQVERLRAMGDWLKINGDAIYGTRYWKVNSQEDEHLAFTTKGKTLYAIKLTTPNEPFTIKDTAGWKTTNIKSVRLLGSPAKVNWSVSEKGLRIEPPKVLGETQFAWSFEIVTDENQHKPTAIVSDASQALKRTDKVNLDGNTQ
- a CDS encoding alpha/beta hydrolase; the protein is MRKVDSNGNGTFEKDEDRAAWRRYQKLDLNGDQVITIEELRKERVPYLETGSERKLNVVYKTVSERELQLDLYYPTSEDRKSVAPYPVILYTHGGGWAAGSKQGITKGSFKELFQRLLSHGFAVVSVEYRLCGKDGLVTMRDCVIDCKDAARYLAQNSSAFKLDPNRFFVMGDSAGGQIAQMLLLTSPSNLVGDDELASASYQMLAGVSWYGPSDFEKTELFNHDDRADFRDRFGARILGADHNADTKLKRYREVSPVNYLKPDSPPLLMIQGDKDTTIPVKHAYYMKEKAEATKAPVEIMIIKNSGHNWRKVDADIEPTREAIVERTVQFLVDHLPN